One window of the Manihot esculenta cultivar AM560-2 chromosome 14, M.esculenta_v8, whole genome shotgun sequence genome contains the following:
- the LOC110600628 gene encoding auxin-responsive protein IAA33 isoform X1, which translates to MNSFDPQERSQEQQSLKRRWQERRLISNINTRPPSSLPFIPHSKSFPGLDDDDLVSAVVPPVTVVLEGRSICQRISLHKHGSYNSLAKALRQMFVDGAGGDVAETADLDLTNAVPGHLIAYEDMENDLLLAGDLNWKDFVRVAKRIRILPVKRNSKKGREGA; encoded by the exons ATGAACAGTTTTGATCCTCAAGAAAGATCACAAGAACAACAATCCCTGAAAAGGAGATGGCAAGAAAGAAGACTCATCTCGAACATCAACACTAGACCACCTTCTTCTCTCCCCTTTATCCCTCACTCAAAAAGCTTCCCAGGCCTTGACGACGATGATCTTGTTTCCGCTGTTGTTCCTCCGGTGACAGTCGTCCTGGAGGGCCGTTCAATCTGCCAACGAATCAGCCTCCATAAGCATGGAAGCTACAATAGCCTCGCTAAGGCTCTCCGGCAAATGTTTGTGGATGGTGCAGGTGGTGACGTAGCAGAGACCGCCGATCTTGATCTAACAAACGCTGTTCCTGGTCACCTCATTGCCTATGAAGACATGGAAAATGATCTCCTCCTCGCCGGCGACCTTAACTGGAA GGATTTTGTACGTGTGGCTAAGAGGATTAGGATACTGCCAGTTAAGAGGAATTCAAAGAAGGGAAGAGAAGGGGCATAG
- the LOC110600628 gene encoding auxin-responsive protein IAA33 isoform X2: MNSFDPQERSQEQQSLKRRWQERRLISNINTRPPSSLPFIPHSKSFPGLDDDDLVSAVVPPVTVVLEGRSICQRISLHKHGSYNSLAKALRQMFVDGAGGDVAETADLDLTNAVPGHLIAYEDMENDLLLAGDLNWKYGFCTCG; this comes from the exons ATGAACAGTTTTGATCCTCAAGAAAGATCACAAGAACAACAATCCCTGAAAAGGAGATGGCAAGAAAGAAGACTCATCTCGAACATCAACACTAGACCACCTTCTTCTCTCCCCTTTATCCCTCACTCAAAAAGCTTCCCAGGCCTTGACGACGATGATCTTGTTTCCGCTGTTGTTCCTCCGGTGACAGTCGTCCTGGAGGGCCGTTCAATCTGCCAACGAATCAGCCTCCATAAGCATGGAAGCTACAATAGCCTCGCTAAGGCTCTCCGGCAAATGTTTGTGGATGGTGCAGGTGGTGACGTAGCAGAGACCGCCGATCTTGATCTAACAAACGCTGTTCCTGGTCACCTCATTGCCTATGAAGACATGGAAAATGATCTCCTCCTCGCCGGCGACCTTAACTGGAAGTAT GGATTTTGTACGTGTGGCTAA